From a region of the Pseudonocardia sp. T1-2H genome:
- a CDS encoding (2Fe-2S)-binding protein, translating to MTRVRITVTINGAVVERVVEPRMLLSDFIRHEARLTGTHVGCEHGVCGSCTVQVDGAAVRSCLLFAVQLDGREVRTVEALSAERDGALHPLQEAFHAAQGLQCGFCTPGFLMSVEPVLDHVEGMDDAQIRGLISGNLCRCTGYEGIVCAVREAARKG from the coding sequence ATGACCAGGGTCCGGATCACGGTGACGATCAACGGTGCCGTTGTCGAGCGCGTCGTGGAGCCACGCATGCTGCTCTCCGACTTCATCCGCCACGAGGCCCGGTTGACCGGTACCCATGTCGGCTGCGAGCACGGCGTGTGCGGATCCTGCACCGTGCAGGTGGACGGCGCCGCTGTGCGTTCCTGCCTGCTGTTCGCCGTGCAGCTGGACGGCCGTGAGGTCCGCACGGTGGAGGCGCTCTCGGCGGAGCGCGACGGTGCGCTCCACCCGCTGCAGGAGGCGTTCCACGCCGCGCAGGGGCTCCAGTGCGGGTTCTGCACCCCGGGCTTCCTGATGTCTGTCGAGCCCGTCCTCGACCACGTCGAGGGGATGGACGATGCGCAGATCAGGGGACTCATCAGCGGCAACCTGTGCCGCTGCACGGGATACGAGGGCATTGTGTGCGCAGTCCGAGAGGCTGCGCGGAAGGGGTGA
- a CDS encoding FAD binding domain-containing protein, producing MKPAPFRYEKPRSLEQALTLLAAEGEEAKVLAGGQSLVPLMNFRLARPAVLVDINGLAELSHLRRDGSRLRIGALTRHAVLEESPLVERHWPLLTEAVRLVGHPQIRNAGTVGGSLAHADPTAELPVALAALDATFVVRSLSGVREMQWSEFFVGQLQTSLEPDELLVEAVVPALPPGTGCRFDEFSRRHGDFALAGCAVTVSLGPGGVCARTSIALLGAAPTPIRATRAEAELVGRPVTAESAARSAAHAVQDLHPTSDLHASGGYRRGLIESLVARSLLTARDRAREGAPS from the coding sequence ATGAAGCCCGCGCCGTTCCGCTACGAGAAGCCACGTAGCCTGGAGCAGGCCTTGACGCTGCTCGCCGCCGAGGGCGAGGAGGCCAAGGTCCTGGCTGGCGGTCAGAGCCTGGTGCCGTTGATGAACTTCCGACTCGCCCGGCCGGCCGTGCTCGTCGACATCAACGGGCTGGCCGAGCTGAGCCACCTCCGCCGTGACGGGTCGCGGCTGCGTATCGGGGCTCTGACCCGCCACGCCGTGCTGGAGGAGTCGCCGCTGGTCGAACGGCATTGGCCGCTGCTGACCGAAGCGGTTCGCCTGGTCGGACATCCGCAGATCCGCAACGCGGGCACGGTGGGCGGCTCCCTGGCCCACGCGGATCCCACGGCCGAGCTCCCCGTCGCGCTGGCCGCGCTGGACGCCACCTTCGTCGTGCGCTCCCTGTCGGGTGTCCGGGAAATGCAGTGGTCGGAGTTCTTCGTCGGCCAGCTGCAGACGTCGTTGGAGCCCGACGAGCTGTTGGTGGAAGCCGTGGTGCCGGCGCTCCCGCCCGGTACGGGTTGCCGGTTCGACGAGTTCTCGCGCCGCCACGGGGACTTCGCGCTGGCGGGGTGCGCCGTCACGGTGTCGCTCGGGCCCGGCGGGGTGTGTGCACGGACGTCCATCGCCCTCCTCGGGGCGGCGCCGACTCCGATCCGGGCGACCCGGGCCGAGGCCGAGCTCGTCGGACGGCCGGTGACGGCGGAGAGCGCGGCTCGCAGCGCGGCGCATGCCGTGCAGGACCTGCATCCGACGTCCGACCTCCACGCCAGCGGCGGGTACCGCCGCGGTCTCATCGAGTCGCTCGTGGCCAGGAGCCTGCTCACCGCGCGGGACAGGGCCCGGGAAGGGGCGCCATCATGA